A single Niveibacterium umoris DNA region contains:
- the tyrS gene encoding tyrosine--tRNA ligase, with protein sequence MTAINEQLDLIKRGSEELLIEAELVEKLKSGRPLRVKAGFDPTAPDLHLGHTVLINKMRHFQDLGHHVMFLIGDFTGLIGDPTGKNATRPPLSPEQVMANAETYKEQVYKILDPEKTEICFNATWLNALGAAGMLKLAATHTVARMLERDDFAKRFGNNQPIAIHEFLYPLCQGYDSVAMKADVELGGTDQKFNLLMGRELQKHHGQSPQVVLMMPLLEGLDGVNKMSKSLGNYVGINEAPREMFGKLMSTSDTLMWRYYDLLSFRSSIEIAGLKQAVADGRNPRDVKVELAQEIITRFHGRLAAEDALADFEARFQRNAIPDDIPEVTIDVGAGMPIAQLMKQAGLTASTSESIRMIDQGGVRADGEKLSDKALVVSSGAVMVLQVGKRKFARVTAV encoded by the coding sequence ATGACAGCAATTAACGAGCAGCTTGACCTGATCAAGCGTGGCAGCGAAGAACTCCTGATCGAGGCGGAACTGGTCGAGAAGCTCAAGAGCGGCCGTCCGCTTCGTGTGAAGGCCGGATTCGACCCGACCGCCCCGGATCTGCACCTTGGCCACACTGTGCTGATCAACAAGATGCGGCACTTCCAGGATCTGGGGCATCACGTGATGTTCCTGATCGGCGACTTCACCGGGCTGATCGGCGACCCGACCGGCAAGAATGCGACGCGCCCGCCGCTCTCGCCTGAGCAGGTCATGGCGAACGCCGAGACCTATAAGGAGCAGGTCTACAAGATCCTCGATCCGGAAAAGACCGAAATCTGCTTCAACGCAACCTGGCTGAATGCGCTGGGCGCGGCTGGCATGCTCAAGCTCGCTGCGACCCACACCGTGGCGCGCATGCTTGAACGGGACGACTTCGCCAAGCGTTTTGGCAACAACCAGCCGATCGCCATCCACGAATTCCTTTACCCGCTCTGCCAGGGCTACGACTCGGTGGCGATGAAGGCAGACGTCGAACTAGGCGGTACTGACCAGAAATTCAACCTGCTGATGGGGCGCGAGTTGCAGAAGCATCACGGCCAGTCGCCGCAGGTGGTGCTGATGATGCCGCTGCTCGAGGGGCTGGATGGTGTTAACAAGATGTCCAAGTCTCTCGGCAACTATGTGGGTATCAATGAAGCGCCGCGCGAGATGTTCGGCAAGCTGATGTCGACGTCCGACACCTTGATGTGGCGCTACTACGATCTGCTGTCGTTCCGCTCGTCCATCGAGATCGCGGGGCTGAAGCAGGCTGTCGCCGACGGGCGCAACCCGCGTGACGTCAAGGTCGAACTTGCACAAGAAATCATCACGCGCTTCCACGGTCGCCTCGCGGCCGAAGATGCGCTGGCCGACTTTGAAGCGCGCTTCCAGCGAAACGCCATACCGGACGACATCCCTGAAGTCACGATCGACGTGGGTGCGGGAATGCCCATCGCGCAACTCATGAAGCAGGCGGGCCTGACGGCAAGCACTTCCGAGTCGATCCGCATGATCGACCAAGGCGGTGTGCGTGCGGATGGCGAAAAGCTGTCTGATAAAGCGCTCGTCGTCTCAAGTGGCGCCGTGATGGTCTTGCAAGTCGGAAAGCGGAAATTTGCGCGAGTGACCGCCGTATAA
- a CDS encoding anhydro-N-acetylmuramic acid kinase has translation MSTTSALFAGLMSGTSLDGVDAVVADFAAPHPRVASTAFLAYPADLRDALLALNAAGHDELRRAAELSVRLASLYAEATLAALRNGGLAANDIAALGCHGQTVRHQPALGYSLQLNHPALLAERTGITVVADFRNRDVAAGGQGAPLVPAFHDCILRDDGEHRVVLNIGGISNITDLAPGKPTRGFDTGPGNMLLDGWAARHLGTPYDAGGEWGAQGQVVPDLLKRLMAHPFLAQAAPKSCGREEFNLDWLDAQLDRGIAAVEVQATLLELTARSIVEATLRECGQPDTLAVCGGGVHNAPLMGRLAALLPDTRVVSTADFGVSPDFLEALAFAWLARRCLHGEPGNLPEVTGARGPRVLGAIYPA, from the coding sequence GTGAGTACAACGAGCGCACTGTTCGCCGGGCTGATGTCCGGCACCAGTCTCGATGGCGTGGATGCGGTAGTCGCGGATTTCGCGGCCCCCCATCCACGCGTCGCTTCCACCGCGTTCCTCGCCTACCCCGCCGACTTGCGAGACGCATTGCTGGCGCTCAACGCCGCCGGGCACGATGAACTGCGCCGCGCGGCGGAACTCTCGGTGCGACTCGCATCCCTGTACGCCGAGGCGACGCTGGCCGCCCTGCGCAATGGCGGGCTTGCCGCCAACGACATCGCCGCGCTCGGCTGCCACGGCCAAACCGTACGGCACCAGCCAGCACTCGGCTACAGCCTGCAGCTCAACCACCCGGCCCTGCTGGCGGAGCGAACCGGCATCACCGTCGTCGCCGACTTCCGCAACCGCGACGTCGCAGCCGGCGGCCAGGGCGCGCCACTGGTGCCAGCCTTCCACGACTGCATCCTGCGCGACGATGGCGAGCACCGCGTCGTCCTCAACATCGGCGGCATTTCCAACATCACCGATCTGGCGCCCGGCAAGCCGACGCGCGGCTTCGACACCGGCCCCGGCAACATGCTGCTGGATGGCTGGGCCGCGCGGCACCTCGGCACGCCCTACGATGCGGGCGGAGAATGGGGCGCCCAAGGCCAGGTCGTACCCGATCTGCTGAAGCGACTGATGGCCCATCCCTTCCTCGCCCAAGCCGCGCCCAAGAGCTGCGGACGCGAGGAATTCAACCTCGACTGGCTCGACGCCCAACTCGATCGCGGCATCGCAGCGGTCGAGGTCCAGGCCACGCTGCTCGAATTGACCGCGCGCAGCATTGTCGAGGCCACGCTGCGTGAATGCGGCCAGCCAGACACGCTTGCCGTCTGCGGCGGCGGCGTCCACAACGCGCCCCTGATGGGGCGGCTCGCGGCGCTGCTGCCCGATACGCGGGTCGTCTCAACCGCGGACTTCGGCGTCTCACCTGACTTCCTTGAAGCGCTTGCGTTCGCCTGGCTCGCCCGTCGTTGCCTGCACGGCGAACCCGGCAACCTGCCCGAAGTCACCGGCGCACGCGGCCCGCGGGTGCTCGGCGCGATCTACCCGGCCTGA
- a CDS encoding M23 family metallopeptidase: MSHTKVSILARLKGLREQGPLWFWSGVGIAGASVFGMVAAVAVIPGPDSAALRQKSVIEDLLVAPEAEVLPDDAAFFREERIQRGDTLASLLARLNIDDPEVADMLRTHSLAQAAMRRLSPGAMVNASMTAGGRVLSLALPGSSSDHQLLVERRDGSIVVRDAAVRFDTRIQAKSAEIRSSLFGATDDAGLPDSVAVGLAEIFSSEIDFHRDLRKGDRFRVVYEVLYHRGMPVKTGRILGAEFINDGQRHTAIWNDRGGRGDYYTAEGKSLKRGFLRSPLEFSRVTSGMGMRMHPIYGTMKQHKGVDYGAPIGTHVRSTADGSVEFAGRQGGYGNFIVLKHAGGITTAYGHLSRIDVRQGQRVHQGDTIGAVGNTGSSTGPHLHYEFRVAGEHKDPLKVVLPDAPPLSGNELARFRQHSAAVIAQLGLAEPSRVARAE; the protein is encoded by the coding sequence ATGAGCCACACAAAAGTTTCTATTCTAGCGCGGCTGAAGGGTCTTAGAGAGCAGGGCCCGCTCTGGTTCTGGTCCGGCGTCGGCATTGCTGGCGCGTCGGTATTCGGCATGGTGGCCGCGGTAGCGGTCATCCCCGGTCCGGATTCGGCGGCACTTCGCCAGAAGTCCGTCATCGAAGACCTGCTCGTCGCCCCGGAAGCCGAAGTTCTTCCCGATGATGCCGCGTTCTTCCGCGAAGAGCGCATCCAGCGTGGGGACACCCTCGCCTCTTTGCTGGCGCGACTCAATATTGACGACCCGGAAGTCGCCGACATGCTGCGCACACATTCGCTGGCCCAGGCCGCGATGCGTCGCCTGTCGCCCGGCGCGATGGTCAATGCGTCGATGACAGCCGGTGGCCGTGTGCTGTCGCTCGCCCTTCCGGGTAGCAGCAGTGACCACCAGCTGCTGGTGGAGCGCCGCGACGGCAGCATCGTGGTTCGCGATGCCGCCGTCAGATTTGACACCCGCATTCAGGCGAAATCTGCCGAGATCCGCAGTTCGCTTTTTGGGGCGACCGACGACGCCGGCTTGCCGGATTCGGTTGCGGTCGGTCTGGCGGAAATCTTCAGCTCGGAAATCGACTTTCACCGCGATCTGCGCAAGGGCGACCGCTTCCGCGTGGTCTACGAAGTGCTGTACCACCGCGGCATGCCGGTCAAGACCGGGCGCATCTTGGGCGCGGAGTTCATCAACGACGGGCAGCGCCACACCGCAATCTGGAACGACCGTGGTGGCCGCGGTGACTACTACACCGCCGAAGGCAAGAGCCTCAAGCGGGGCTTCCTGCGCTCGCCGCTGGAGTTTTCGCGTGTAACTTCCGGCATGGGCATGCGGATGCATCCGATCTACGGCACGATGAAGCAGCACAAAGGCGTGGACTACGGCGCACCGATCGGCACGCATGTGCGATCGACGGCTGACGGTTCGGTCGAATTCGCCGGCCGCCAGGGCGGCTACGGCAACTTCATCGTGCTCAAGCACGCCGGCGGTATCACCACCGCCTATGGCCACCTGTCCCGTATCGATGTGAGGCAGGGGCAGCGGGTCCATCAGGGCGACACCATCGGCGCGGTCGGTAACACCGGTTCGTCGACAGGGCCGCACCTGCATTACGAGTTCCGTGTCGCCGGCGAGCACAAGGATCCGCTCAAGGTCGTGCTGCCCGACGCGCCGCCTTTGTCCGGCAACGAACTCGCGCGCTTCCGCCAGCACAGCGCCGCGGTCATCGCGCAGCTTGGTCTGGCCGAGCCGTCGCGGGTCGCCCGCGCGGAGTGA